From a single Ursus arctos isolate Adak ecotype North America unplaced genomic scaffold, UrsArc2.0 scaffold_34, whole genome shotgun sequence genomic region:
- the ANKLE2 gene encoding ankyrin repeat and LEM domain-containing protein 2, whose product MLWPRLAAAEWAPLVWELLGASVLLIAVRWLVRRLEKRPRGLGRSGPPAPPPGEATNSALDPGEMTMDAILARLKLLNPDDLREEIVKAGLKCGPITSTTRFIFEKKLAQALLEHGRTLPSHPPGLDTSGATTLSQGAQRILKSAVGSQAEPVGLSEDRDFGYSVGLNPPEEEVVTSKTCSVPFSAATGVSGHKAVARASTEPPLYYGVCPAYEDTPARNEKIHVYEDKKEALQAVKMIKGSRFKAFSSREDAEKFARGICDYFPSPSKASLPLSPVKIAPLFSSGGLKDGLYPSESETINRERANSYKTPRTQDLTAKLRKAVEKGEEETFSDLTWSNPRYLIGSGDNPTIVQEGCRYNVMHVAARENQASICQLTLETLENPEFMRLMYPDDDASMLRQRICYIVDLYLNTPDRVGYDTPLHFACKFGNADVVNVLSSHPLIVKNPRNKYDKTPEDVICERSRNKSVELKEQIREYLKGHYYVPLLRAEDTSSPVIGELWSSDQTTETSHIGHGGGGPRDPVLTLRAFAGPLSPSKAEDFRRLWKTPPREKAGFFHNVRKTDPERGIERVGRELAHELGYPWVEYWDFLGCFVDLSSQEGLQKLEEYLTHQEAGKKAQQDSGENEACRQENPSAFGRARKCSNSISVRAFLDEDDDLSLEEIKNRQNTARNNTQPTISAFGDAKCDILPLEQETNLIEAATLPRPHSSKNGFCSPLSGGRTLGRKKPEAPSAGEALLSPVSGLTVEFDKLNLQDLGSNFSKTPNKNMKTRDKKSLTSRMDAVESDLLELPAADTVTNNQTRTESEMSAEMAKIRLGPHAPVQEAQQRCGSLSSERSGVPAAKEPVQRLFLFGEEPSKLDRDVLAALECTVVDPQQYPAVHRWKSAVLCYSPSDRQSWPSPALKGKPESQQPDLGCPHSCSPGRSPGKPGPTPHSPGLGSPGRYSPASGGHIRRMARLAQLTAL is encoded by the exons GTGAAATGACAATGGATGCCATCTTGGCACGACTGAAACTCCTGAATCCCGATGACCTTAGAGAAGAAATTGTGAAAGCCGGATTGAAATGTGGACCCATTACATCAACTACCAggttcatttttgagaaaaaattgGCTCAGGCTTTATTAGAGCACGGAAGAACACTGCCTTCACATCCTCCCGGCCTCGACACCTCAGGTGCCACCACTCTAAGCCAGGGTGCACAAAGGATTTTGAAGTCTGCTGTAGGGAGCCAGGCCGAGCCGGTCGGCTTGTCTGAAGACAGAGATTTTGGTTATAGCGTGGGCTTGAATCCTCCAGAGGAAGAGGTCGTGACGTCTAAGACCTGCTCCGTGCCCTTCAGTGCTGCCACTGGAGTCAGTGGCCACAAAGCCGTGGCCAGGGCCTCTACAGAGCCGCCTCTGTACTATGGGGTGTGCCCGGCGTACGAGGACACCCCAGCGAGAAATG AAAAGATTCATGTTTATGAAGACAAAAAGGAAGCATTGCAGGCTGTCAAAATGATCAAAGGATCTCGATTTAAAGCTTTTTCAAGTAGAGAAGATGCTGAGAAATTTGCCAGAGGAATTTGTGATTATTTCCCTTCTCCAAGCAAAGCCTCTTTACCACTTTCTCCTGTGAAAATAGCACCGCTCTTCAGCAGTGGTGGACTGAAAG ACGGCTTATACCCATCTGAGTCAGAAACGATAAACAGAGAACGAGCAAACAGTTATAAAACCCCCCGTACTCAAGATCTCACTGCCAAACTTCGAAAAGctgtggagaagggagaggaagagaccttTTCTGATCTCACCTGGAGTAACCCCCGGTATCTGATTGGTTCCGGGGACAATCCAACCATCGTGCAG GAAGGGTGTAGGTACAACGTTATGCATGTTGCTGCCAGAGAGAATCAAGCTTCTATCTGCCAGCTGACTCTGGAGACTCTGGAAAACCCTGAGTTTATGCGGCTCATGTACCCAGACGATGACGCGAGCATGCTGCGGCAGCGCATCTGTTACATCGTTGACCTGTACCTGAACACCCCTGACAGAGTG GGCTATGACACGCCGTTGCACTTTGCTTGTAAGTTTGGGAATGCAGATGTGGTCAATGTACTTTCTTCACACCCTTTGATTGTAAAAAACCCAAGGAATAAATATGATAAAACACCTGAAGat gtcaTTTGTGAAAGAAGCAGAAATAAGTCTGTGGAACTGAAGGAGCAGATTAGAGAGTACTTAAAGG GCCACTACTACGTGCCACTCCTGAGAGCCGAGGACACATCGTCTCCAGTGATTGGGGAGTTGTGGTCCTCAGACCAGACGACCGAGACCTCTCACATCGGCCATGGTGGAGGCGGCCCCAGAGACCCTGTGCTGACCTTGCGAGCCTTTGCAGGGCCCCTGAGCCCGTCCAAG GCAGAAGATTTTCGCAGACTCTGGAAAACGCCACCTCGAGAGAAAGCAGGCTTCTTTCACAATGTCAGGAAGACGGATCCAGAAAGAGGCATCGAGAGGGTGGGAAG GGAGCTGGCTCATGAGCTGGGGTATCCCTGGGTCGAATACTGGGACTTTCTGGGCTGTTTTGTTGATCTGTCTTCCCAGGAGGGTCTGCAAAAACTAGAAGAATATCTCACTCACCAGGAAGCAGGCAAAAAGGCCCAACAGGACTCAGGAGAAAATGAGGCCTGTCGTCAGGAGAACCCCTCTGCCTTTG GCCGTGCTCGTAAGTGCAGCAATTCCATCTCTGTGAGGGCGTTTCTGGATGAAGACGATGACTTGAGCTTGGAAGAGATTAAAAATCGGCAGAACACAGCTCGAAACAACACCCAGCCCACAATTAGCGCTTTTGGGGATGCGAAGTGTGACATCCTTCCCTTGGAGCAGGAGACCAACCTTATAGAAGCCGCCACGCTGCCCAGGCCCCACAGCAGCAAGAATGGGTTCTGTAGTCCCCTGAGCGGCGGCCGAACCCTGGGCAGGAAGAAGCCAGAGGCCCCGAGCGCGGGGGAGGCTCTCCTCTCGCCAGTCTCAGGCTTGACAGTCGAGTTTGATAAACTGAATTTGCAAGATCTAGGAAGTAACTTTTCTAAGACaccaaataaaaacatgaaaactaGAGACAAGAAGAGCTTGACATCAAGAATGGATGCCGTCGAGAGTGACTTGTTAGAGCTGCCTGCTGCTGACACAGTTACAAATAACCAAACCAGGACAGAAAGTGAAATGTCGGCCGAAATGGCTAAAATACGTCTGGGTCCCCACGCTCCCGTGCAAGAGGCTCAGCAGCGCTGTGGTTCCTTGTCCTCAGAGCGCTCAGGGGTCCCCGCTGCGAAGGAGCCTGTCCAGAGGCTCTTCCTTTTTGG AGAGGAGCCGTCAAAACTGGATCGGGATGTTCTGGCAGCTCTGGAGTGTACAGTTGTGGACCCTCAGCAGTACCCAGCCGTCCACAGATGGAAGAGCGCCGTCCTGTGCTACTCCCCCTCGGACAGACAGAG TTGGCCAAGTCCTGCGCTGAAAGGGAAGCCGGAGTCTCAGCAGCCGGATCTTGGTTGTCCCCACAGCTGCAGCCCAGGGAGAAGCCCCGGGAAGCCCGGGCCCACACCCCACTCCCCGGGCCTGGGCAGCCCTGGGCGCTATAGCCCCGCAAGCGGGGGCCACATCCGCAGAATGGCGCGGCTGGCCCAGCTCACAGCCTTGTAG